The Rhodohalobacter sp. SW132 DNA segment TCTGCACAGCTCGACCGGCCCTATCTTATGCCGGGCATCAATGTTGTAGTTGCTGAAACGGACGAGCAGGCGGAATACCTGGCTACCTCCATGCTCCAGATGTTCATGGGCGTGGTTACGGGTGACCGAAAACCGATGCCGCCCCCTGTGGATGACATGAACAGGATTTGGAATATGCATCAAAAAGCCGCCGTGGAACAGATGCTCACCTACACGTTTACCGGCAGTATAGAAACCGTGCAGCGAAAGGTTGAGCAATTCATTGAAATTACCGATGCCGATGAACTGATGATCGCATCTTATCTGTACGATTACAGAGAACGAGTGAATTCTCATAAACGATTTTCAGAGCTGATGCAATCGATCTCGACATCCGCGGAAAGTGTTTGAATGATCTGCCTGAAATCTTCTTTTAGTTACTATTTTTATAAAATAAAGGTTCAAAAACCTTGGAATTTCGGAATGTGAGTGATTTTTTAAGGCTAAAAAAATAGGCTATAATAAATTTGTAAAAACAGAAAGTCTAAAAATGGGAAAGTTTTTTTCAATTCTACGAAGTTTAAAAATAACGGCTGAGCACTCAATCAAAACTTTCCGAATCAAGACCAAATTTGTACATTAAAACATGGAAACAATAAAAGTAGACATATTAAATCCAAAAGCCAGAAAACTACTCAAAGACCTGGCTGATTTAGATCTAATTGCTATTCGTAAATCAACAAAGAGTGAATTTTCTGAAGTATTGAAAAGAATCCGGTCCAATTCTAAAACTGCGCCAAGCCTTGAAGATATCGCCAGAGAAGTGGATGTCGTCCGTTCCAGGCGAACAAATAAGTAACAATGCGCCTTATCCTTGATACCAATCTTTGGATCAGTTTTTTGATTAGCAGTAAATATGAGAAACTAGATGAATTACTGTTTATTCAGGAATGTAAACTTCTTTTTAGCGAGGAACTTCTTGAGGAATTTGTAACTGTTGTTAATCGCCCAAAACTCAGAAAATATATTTCAAAGGACGAATTAGAAGATCTTTTGGAGGCGATTGATGAAGTTGCTGAATTTGTGAATGTAACTTCCGAGATATCCGTATGCCGGGATCCAAAAGATAACTTTTTGCTCTCGCTGGCAGTTGACGGGAAAGCTGATTACTTGCTGACCGGAGACAAAGATCTATTAGTGTTAAAGAAAATTGGGAATACAGAAATCAAAACCATATCTGATTTCTTTGATGTAATTGAATTCTAGATTCTTCTTTGACCTCAGTATCGTTGCATGACAATGAACAAGTTATTAACCTTCTTGAAACCTACGTGTTTTCGTGATTTTCGCCGGAGTCCCATTGGGATT contains these protein-coding regions:
- a CDS encoding putative toxin-antitoxin system toxin component, PIN family, with protein sequence MRLILDTNLWISFLISSKYEKLDELLFIQECKLLFSEELLEEFVTVVNRPKLRKYISKDELEDLLEAIDEVAEFVNVTSEISVCRDPKDNFLLSLAVDGKADYLLTGDKDLLVLKKIGNTEIKTISDFFDVIEF